In Brevibacterium zhoupengii, the following are encoded in one genomic region:
- a CDS encoding UvrD-helicase domain-containing protein, which produces MTAAAENIEEATPGADSRTAELLTGLNPRQREAVAHTGSPLLIVAGAGSGKTTVLTRRIAYALATGRAHPGEVLAITFTNKAAKEMAERVRSIVGPASRAMWVSTFHSSCVRILRREAKVLGMKSNFTIYDAQDAQRLVSQILKELGIDTKKYTPRSMLHRISNLKNDLQTPDDFMPRPNNPADEVLADVFKRYTSRLRLANAFDFDDLIAETVHLFGAFPEVADFYRRRFRHILVDEYQDTNPAQYALIKSLAGDGAGGATGAELTVVGDADQSIYAFRGATVRNIVEFEKDFPDAETILLEQNYRSTQNILDAANAVIANNQDRKDKKLWTSEGTGESIVGWVAENEQAEARFIVDRVDELIDDEKFTYGDFAVFYRTNAQSRAIEDALVRSGIPYKVVGGTRFYERKEIKDALAYLRVVANPDDDVNLRRILNVPKRSIGDRTEGIVADFADREGISFYTALGRLDEIVHLSARAKTSVAKFYDLMRDLAATAEAAPLSRVIEAILEQSGYLESLQKSTDPQDESRVDNLAELVAVAEDFVATQALADTAEDEDADDADTESAETGSSAAGDEGSSAVEGDAGDGTDDAGADAADENPGAPSTAGSSIEAFLEQVALSSDTDQIPDAELGQVTLMTLHTAKGLEFPVVFLTGLEDGGFPHARSFENPSELSEERRLAYVGLTRARQRLIVTRAETRSMWGQPQYNPPSRFLSEIPENLIEWENTGTFSSSMGGGFSSGGYGGGSLGGGYGSSRSGGFGSSRGSNRSSGSRSGSANSSSPVAGFPNRIRPNREVITVSVGEKVSHESFGLGTVTEVNGVGDKTVAVVDFGSLGTKRLLLRYAPIEKLG; this is translated from the coding sequence ATGACTGCTGCAGCTGAAAACATCGAAGAAGCCACGCCGGGAGCCGACTCACGTACGGCCGAACTCCTCACCGGACTCAATCCACGACAGCGCGAGGCCGTCGCCCACACAGGGTCACCGCTTCTCATCGTGGCGGGCGCCGGCTCGGGTAAGACGACCGTTCTGACCAGGCGCATCGCCTATGCGTTGGCCACCGGTCGGGCACATCCCGGTGAGGTCCTGGCGATCACGTTCACGAACAAGGCAGCCAAGGAGATGGCCGAACGCGTGCGTTCCATCGTCGGTCCGGCCTCGCGTGCCATGTGGGTCTCGACCTTCCACTCCTCGTGTGTGAGGATCCTCCGCCGGGAGGCGAAGGTGCTGGGCATGAAGTCCAACTTCACGATCTACGATGCCCAGGATGCACAGCGGCTCGTGTCCCAGATCCTCAAAGAACTGGGCATCGACACGAAGAAGTACACCCCGCGGTCGATGCTGCACCGAATCTCCAATCTCAAGAACGACCTGCAGACACCCGATGACTTCATGCCCAGGCCGAACAATCCGGCCGACGAGGTCCTCGCCGATGTGTTCAAGCGCTACACCTCCCGTCTGCGTCTGGCCAATGCCTTTGACTTCGATGACCTCATCGCTGAGACCGTGCATCTCTTCGGTGCCTTCCCCGAAGTGGCCGACTTCTATCGCCGGCGCTTCCGGCACATCCTCGTCGACGAGTACCAGGACACGAACCCGGCACAGTACGCCCTCATCAAGTCCCTGGCCGGTGATGGTGCCGGTGGTGCCACCGGTGCTGAACTCACCGTCGTCGGTGACGCAGACCAGTCGATCTATGCCTTCCGCGGGGCCACGGTGCGCAATATCGTGGAGTTCGAGAAGGACTTCCCCGATGCGGAGACGATTCTGCTGGAGCAGAACTATCGCTCCACGCAGAACATCCTCGATGCCGCGAACGCCGTGATTGCCAACAATCAGGACCGCAAGGACAAGAAGCTGTGGACCTCGGAGGGCACGGGCGAATCCATCGTCGGCTGGGTCGCCGAGAACGAACAGGCCGAGGCTCGCTTCATCGTCGACCGGGTCGATGAGCTCATCGACGATGAGAAGTTCACCTACGGTGACTTCGCCGTCTTCTATCGCACCAACGCCCAGTCGCGTGCCATCGAAGATGCGCTGGTCCGCTCGGGCATTCCCTATAAGGTCGTCGGCGGCACACGCTTCTATGAGCGCAAAGAGATCAAGGACGCCCTTGCCTATCTGCGCGTGGTGGCCAATCCGGATGACGATGTGAATCTGCGACGCATCCTCAACGTCCCCAAGCGCTCCATCGGCGATCGCACCGAGGGCATCGTCGCAGACTTCGCCGACCGTGAGGGCATCAGCTTCTACACGGCGCTGGGACGCCTTGACGAGATCGTCCACCTCTCGGCCCGAGCGAAGACCTCCGTGGCGAAGTTCTATGACCTCATGCGTGACCTGGCAGCCACCGCCGAGGCGGCTCCGCTCTCACGGGTCATCGAAGCCATCCTCGAACAGAGCGGCTACCTCGAGTCGCTGCAGAAGAGCACCGACCCGCAGGACGAGTCCCGGGTCGACAACCTCGCCGAGCTGGTGGCCGTGGCCGAAGACTTCGTCGCCACTCAGGCCCTGGCCGATACTGCAGAAGACGAAGACGCAGATGACGCGGACACAGAATCAGCCGAGACCGGCTCGAGCGCTGCCGGCGACGAAGGCTCTTCAGCCGTAGAAGGCGATGCGGGCGACGGCACCGACGACGCAGGCGCAGACGCTGCGGATGAAAATCCAGGTGCTCCGTCCACAGCCGGTTCATCGATCGAAGCCTTCCTCGAGCAGGTGGCCCTGTCTTCCGACACAGACCAGATTCCCGATGCCGAACTCGGACAGGTCACTCTCATGACCCTGCACACGGCGAAGGGACTGGAGTTTCCGGTCGTCTTCCTCACCGGGCTCGAGGACGGCGGCTTCCCCCATGCTCGGTCCTTCGAGAACCCCAGTGAGCTCTCTGAGGAGCGGCGTCTGGCCTATGTGGGTCTGACGCGGGCGAGGCAGCGCCTGATTGTGACTCGTGCCGAGACACGCAGCATGTGGGGCCAGCCGCAGTACAACCCGCCGAGCCGGTTCCTGTCAGAGATTCCCGAGAACCTCATCGAATGGGAGAACACCGGCACCTTCTCGTCCAGCATGGGCGGCGGCTTCTCCTCCGGCGGCTACGGCGGGGGAAGCCTCGGTGGCGGCTATGGCAGCTCTCGCAGCGGTGGATTCGGTTCGTCACGAGGGTCGAACAGGTCCTCGGGCTCTCGTTCAGGGTCCGCGAACTCTTCGTCTCCTGTGGCTGGTTTCCCGAATCGGATCCGCCCCAACCGAGAGGTCATCACCGTGTCGGTGGGAGAGAAGGTCTCGCACGAGTCCTTCGGGCTGGGAACCGTGACGGAGGTCAACGGTGTCGGCGACAAGACGGTCGCAGTCGTGGACTTCGGCTCCTTGGGCACGAAGCGCCTGCTGCTGCGCTACGCCCCCATCGAGAAGCTCGGCTGA
- a CDS encoding rhomboid family intramembrane serine protease — protein sequence MSSDQSPRFTSAESQFIFGNDSTASDSPRSGGHTPAGPPKVANLRTTVTRDHKLSRFVPVVVLLALMWVIEIVDTILPADLDMLSLQSWNPLSLYGVVTSPLLHSGFGHLTANTFPFLILGLCIAVEGQRRFWLVTAITAVVSGLGAWLTTLPVGQHIVGASGIVFGFFGYLAVRTWFTDDMLRKIVYFAIGFFVFITFGASMIFGMLPQTNGISWQGHLFGFVGGVFAAWIIHRKRQGGTSGKTPTAQQ from the coding sequence ATGAGTTCCGACCAGTCCCCTCGCTTCACCTCCGCAGAATCCCAGTTCATCTTCGGCAATGATTCAACCGCCTCCGATTCCCCCAGGTCAGGCGGCCACACACCGGCAGGACCGCCCAAGGTCGCCAATCTGCGCACAACCGTGACCCGCGATCACAAGCTGTCGCGCTTCGTCCCCGTCGTCGTCCTTTTGGCGCTCATGTGGGTGATTGAGATCGTCGACACCATCCTGCCTGCTGATCTCGACATGCTCAGCCTGCAGTCTTGGAACCCGCTGTCGCTCTACGGAGTGGTGACCTCTCCCCTGCTGCATTCGGGATTCGGGCACCTCACGGCCAATACGTTCCCGTTCCTCATCCTCGGCCTGTGCATCGCCGTTGAAGGCCAACGTCGATTCTGGCTCGTCACCGCCATCACGGCGGTGGTCTCCGGCCTCGGCGCCTGGCTGACGACTCTGCCGGTCGGGCAGCACATCGTCGGTGCCTCGGGCATCGTGTTCGGGTTCTTCGGATACCTGGCGGTGCGGACCTGGTTCACCGACGACATGCTCCGCAAGATCGTCTACTTCGCTATCGGCTTCTTCGTCTTCATCACCTTCGGGGCCTCGATGATCTTCGGGATGCTGCCCCAGACCAATGGGATCTCCTGGCAGGGTCATCTCTTCGGCTTCGTCGGCGGCGTCTTCGCCGCCTGGATCATCCACCGCAAACGTCAGGGTGGCACTTCAGGGAAGACACCGACTGCCCAGCAGTGA
- the glmU gene encoding bifunctional UDP-N-acetylglucosamine diphosphorylase/glucosamine-1-phosphate N-acetyltransferase GlmU, protein MSQTRPTAVIVLAAGQGTRMKSTLPKVLHPIGGRSLLHHSISAAAGATPEHLVVVVRHERDQLVSHLESLPINSTQTVLIADQDEVPGTGRATECALTQLPEDLSGTVVVTYGDVPLLTADTINSLVEVHESSHNAVTVLSAEVDDPTGYGRIVRDASGALLRIVEQKDASDDQRSIREINSGIYAFDAAALRDGLASLTTDNAQGEKYLTDVIGFSRDAGHSVAATATQDLWQVEGANDRVQLANLGKELNRRVCEKWMRAGVSIIDPDTTWIDMDVSLGEDVTILPGVQLLGATDIASGAVVGPDSTLKDTEVGAGAQVVRTHSELAVVGPGAKVGPFAYLRPGTNLGEDGKIGTFVETKNADIGRGAKVPHLSYVGDAEIGEGSNIGAASVFVNYDGVNKHRTVVGKHARMGSDNMYVAPVTVGDGAYSGASTTVRKDVPAGALAITVAPQRNLEGWVVSNRPGTPAAQAAEAASEGEPASE, encoded by the coding sequence ATGTCGCAGACCCGACCTACCGCCGTCATCGTTCTGGCCGCTGGCCAAGGCACCCGTATGAAGTCGACCCTGCCGAAGGTCCTGCACCCGATCGGCGGTCGATCCCTGCTCCACCACTCCATCTCGGCGGCAGCAGGTGCCACCCCCGAGCACCTCGTCGTGGTTGTCCGGCACGAACGTGACCAGCTCGTCTCCCACCTCGAATCCCTGCCGATCAATTCGACGCAGACCGTTCTCATCGCCGATCAGGACGAGGTCCCCGGCACCGGCCGCGCCACCGAATGCGCGCTGACCCAGCTGCCCGAGGACCTCTCCGGCACCGTGGTCGTGACCTACGGTGATGTGCCGCTGCTGACCGCGGACACGATCAACAGCCTCGTCGAGGTCCACGAGTCCTCGCACAATGCCGTCACGGTCCTTTCCGCCGAGGTGGACGATCCCACCGGCTACGGACGCATAGTCCGCGACGCCTCCGGTGCGCTGCTGCGCATCGTCGAGCAGAAGGACGCCAGCGATGACCAGCGCAGCATCCGGGAGATCAACTCCGGCATCTACGCTTTCGACGCCGCGGCACTGCGGGACGGTCTGGCCTCACTGACCACAGACAATGCCCAGGGCGAGAAGTACCTCACCGACGTCATCGGATTCTCCCGCGACGCCGGACACTCCGTTGCCGCCACGGCCACCCAGGATCTGTGGCAGGTCGAGGGTGCCAACGATCGCGTGCAGCTGGCCAACCTCGGCAAGGAACTCAACCGCCGCGTCTGCGAGAAGTGGATGCGCGCAGGAGTGTCCATCATCGATCCCGACACCACCTGGATCGACATGGATGTGTCTCTGGGCGAGGACGTCACCATCCTTCCCGGAGTTCAGCTCCTCGGCGCCACCGACATCGCCTCCGGTGCCGTCGTCGGCCCCGACTCGACGCTCAAGGACACCGAGGTGGGTGCCGGGGCACAGGTCGTGCGCACCCATTCGGAACTGGCCGTTGTGGGCCCCGGAGCCAAGGTCGGACCGTTCGCGTACCTGCGACCAGGGACCAACCTCGGCGAGGATGGGAAGATCGGCACCTTCGTGGAGACGAAGAACGCCGACATCGGACGGGGCGCGAAGGTGCCGCATCTGTCCTACGTCGGCGATGCCGAGATCGGTGAGGGCTCCAACATCGGTGCCGCATCCGTCTTCGTCAACTACGACGGTGTCAACAAGCACCGCACCGTCGTCGGAAAGCACGCACGCATGGGCTCGGACAACATGTACGTCGCCCCTGTCACAGTAGGCGACGGCGCCTACTCCGGTGCGAGCACAACAGTGCGCAAAGATGTCCCTGCGGGAGCGCTTGCCATAACCGTGGCGCCACAGCGTAACCTGGAGGGCTGGGTCGTCAGCAACCGCCCCGGCACACCTGCAGCGCAGGCAGCCGAGGCCGCATCTGAAGGGGAACCGGCAAGTGAATGA
- the purH gene encoding bifunctional phosphoribosylaminoimidazolecarboxamide formyltransferase/IMP cyclohydrolase — MTGTRAIKRALVSVYDKSGLEDLARGLHAAGVQIVSTGSTAAKIAEAGAAVTKVEELTGFPECLEGRVKTLHPRVHAGILADSRKPDHMSQLEELEIEPFDLVIVNLYPFSDTVASGAGFDDCVEQIDIGGPSMVRAAAKNHPSVSVITDPSDYPAVIEAAQGQGFDLAARRSFAARAFAHTAAYDTAVASWFAAEIASGAEDAATPSAGQPAFAGVTGEKLTDLRYGENPHQAAAVYSDGTRGIAGAKLLGGKAMSYNNYTDTDAAIRAAFDFDRPAVAIIKHANPCGIAVADTAAAAHKAAHECDPLSAYGGVIATNREVDAELAASIKPIFTECLAAPSFSAEALELLSGKKNLRLLELGDVDFAPAEIKPITGGFLVQDRDAFQAEGDTAENWTLAAGPAAAPEMLADLEFAWKACRAVKSNAILVAKDGASVGVGMGQVNRVDSAKLAVERAGEERATGAVAASDAFFPFADGLQILLDAGISAVVQPGGSIRDDEVIAAAEKAGITMYLTGSRHFFH, encoded by the coding sequence GTGACAGGAACCCGCGCGATCAAGAGAGCGCTCGTCAGCGTCTACGACAAATCGGGATTGGAGGACCTGGCCCGCGGACTGCACGCCGCCGGTGTGCAGATTGTGTCCACCGGTTCGACGGCAGCGAAGATCGCCGAGGCGGGTGCTGCGGTCACGAAGGTCGAAGAGCTGACCGGGTTCCCCGAATGCCTCGAGGGTCGGGTGAAGACCCTGCACCCGCGGGTCCACGCCGGCATTCTGGCCGATTCGCGCAAACCGGATCACATGAGCCAGCTCGAAGAGCTCGAGATCGAGCCCTTCGACCTCGTCATCGTCAACCTCTACCCTTTCTCCGACACCGTGGCCAGCGGAGCCGGCTTCGACGACTGTGTGGAGCAGATCGACATCGGCGGGCCGTCCATGGTGCGGGCAGCGGCGAAGAACCACCCGAGTGTCTCCGTCATCACCGACCCCAGCGACTACCCCGCGGTGATCGAAGCGGCCCAGGGCCAGGGCTTCGATCTCGCGGCCAGGCGCAGCTTCGCTGCCCGCGCCTTCGCCCACACCGCCGCCTATGACACGGCCGTGGCCTCCTGGTTTGCCGCCGAGATCGCATCCGGTGCTGAGGATGCGGCAACGCCGTCTGCCGGTCAGCCCGCGTTCGCCGGGGTGACGGGGGAGAAGCTGACCGATCTGCGCTACGGCGAGAATCCGCACCAGGCTGCAGCCGTGTATTCCGATGGAACCCGCGGAATCGCCGGTGCGAAACTGCTGGGCGGCAAGGCGATGTCCTACAACAACTACACGGACACCGATGCCGCGATCCGCGCCGCCTTCGATTTCGATCGTCCCGCCGTGGCAATCATCAAGCACGCCAACCCCTGCGGAATCGCGGTGGCCGACACCGCTGCCGCCGCACACAAGGCAGCCCACGAATGCGATCCTCTGTCGGCATACGGCGGTGTCATTGCGACCAACCGCGAGGTCGACGCCGAGCTGGCTGCCTCGATCAAGCCGATCTTCACCGAGTGCCTGGCCGCGCCGTCGTTCTCGGCCGAAGCGCTGGAGCTGCTCTCGGGCAAGAAGAATCTGCGTCTGCTCGAACTCGGCGACGTCGATTTCGCACCTGCTGAGATCAAGCCGATCACCGGCGGATTCCTCGTCCAGGACCGCGACGCGTTCCAGGCCGAGGGAGATACCGCCGAGAACTGGACGCTGGCCGCAGGCCCGGCCGCTGCACCAGAGATGCTCGCCGACCTGGAATTCGCGTGGAAGGCCTGCCGGGCCGTGAAGTCCAACGCCATTCTCGTGGCCAAGGACGGTGCCTCCGTGGGCGTGGGCATGGGTCAGGTCAACCGTGTCGACTCCGCGAAGCTCGCCGTCGAGCGTGCCGGTGAGGAGAGGGCAACGGGCGCAGTGGCGGCCTCGGATGCGTTCTTCCCCTTCGCCGACGGACTCCAGATCCTCCTCGATGCCGGCATCAGCGCAGTCGTGCAGCCAGGCGGCTCGATCCGCGACGATGAGGTCATCGCAGCGGCGGAGAAGGCGGGGATCACCATGTACCTGACCGGGAGCCGCCATTTCTTCCACTGA
- a CDS encoding alpha/beta fold hydrolase: MKGTVTMSSHDYNRYRVSVSGGELSVGVWEPVAFGPGRVPTVCVIHGITSNHLFFAGLVSALPGVRIIGPDLRGRADSRLLGPPFGMKAHAEDVLTAIDTFAEPGPVTLVGHSMGGFVAMTLAGMGAGVDSDAEVADRFRGPVLIDGGLPLSVPEPGSGSGSQALDDLYDQDLDTDDLIAPVLGPAAERLSMSFGSVEEYLAFFAAHPAFVDGLDTVATESFVYDLAAKDDHSFQPSTPVEAMQADFADMYSGGAYRNSLAAVMSSQRRQADVTFLFAERDLVASEPGLYPPELVASYQQRWEEMTVVDVPGTNHYDILLTETAIDACAKAVVARLGAIGDGELE, encoded by the coding sequence GTGAAGGGAACCGTGACGATGTCGTCCCACGATTACAATCGGTACCGAGTCAGCGTCTCCGGCGGCGAGCTGTCCGTCGGCGTCTGGGAGCCGGTGGCCTTCGGGCCCGGCCGCGTCCCCACCGTGTGCGTCATCCACGGCATCACCTCGAACCATCTGTTCTTCGCCGGTCTGGTCTCAGCACTGCCCGGGGTGCGCATCATCGGCCCCGACCTGCGAGGACGCGCCGATTCTCGCCTGCTGGGCCCACCCTTCGGGATGAAGGCCCATGCCGAAGACGTTCTCACCGCCATCGATACCTTCGCCGAACCCGGACCGGTCACGCTGGTCGGACATTCCATGGGCGGGTTCGTCGCCATGACCCTGGCCGGGATGGGCGCCGGGGTCGATTCCGACGCCGAGGTGGCCGACCGTTTCCGTGGACCTGTCCTCATCGACGGGGGACTCCCGCTGTCCGTGCCGGAGCCAGGCAGCGGCAGCGGCTCGCAAGCGCTCGATGATCTCTACGACCAGGACCTGGACACCGATGATCTCATCGCCCCGGTCCTCGGTCCGGCCGCCGAGCGGCTGTCGATGTCCTTCGGCTCGGTCGAGGAGTACCTTGCCTTCTTCGCCGCGCACCCGGCGTTCGTCGACGGCCTCGACACCGTGGCCACGGAGAGCTTCGTCTACGACCTTGCGGCCAAGGACGATCACAGCTTCCAACCCTCCACTCCTGTCGAGGCGATGCAGGCCGATTTCGCCGACATGTACTCCGGGGGTGCCTACCGCAACTCCCTGGCGGCGGTGATGAGCAGCCAGCGGCGCCAGGCCGATGTGACGTTCCTCTTCGCCGAACGTGACCTCGTCGCTTCCGAACCAGGGCTCTACCCGCCTGAACTCGTGGCTTCCTACCAGCAGCGGTGGGAGGAGATGACCGTCGTCGACGTACCGGGTACGAACCATTACGACATCCTGCTCACCGAGACCGCCATCGATGCCTGCGCGAAGGCGGTGGTGGCCCGACTTGGTGCCATCGGCGACGGTGAACTAGAATGA
- a CDS encoding antitoxin has translation MGLDDLTNKAKDAVNSEKGEEFSDQGLDKATDFANDKTGGKFEDQINQGRDGVDGKLGNE, from the coding sequence ATGGGACTCGACGATCTTACAAACAAAGCCAAGGACGCCGTGAATAGCGAAAAGGGTGAAGAGTTCAGCGATCAGGGTCTGGATAAGGCTACTGACTTCGCCAATGACAAGACCGGCGGCAAGTTCGAAGACCAGATCAACCAGGGTCGCGACGGAGTCGACGGAAAACTTGGCAATGAGTGA
- a CDS encoding ribose-phosphate diphosphokinase: MNEITTAGEKKLVLVSGRANNELAEQVAENLGTELLPTDIYNFANGEIYVRFSESVRGTDVFVLQSHSAPINEWLMEQLIMVDALKRASAKRITVIAPFFPYARQDKKHRGREPISARLVADLYKTAGADRIITVDLHTAQIQGYFDGPVDHLIAMPILAGYVKDKYPTDLAVVSPDAGRIKVAENWSNSLGGVPLAFIHKTRDITRPNETKANRVVGEVEGRTCVLVDDMIDTGGTIVQAADACMAAGATGVIVVSTHAVFSGPAVERLSNSVAQEVIVTNTLPLTEDKMFDKLTVLSIAPLIARAVHEVFEDGSVTSLFEV, translated from the coding sequence GTGAATGAAATAACGACGGCGGGCGAAAAGAAGCTCGTCCTGGTCAGCGGGCGCGCGAACAATGAGCTCGCTGAGCAAGTCGCAGAGAACCTGGGGACGGAACTTCTCCCCACTGACATTTACAACTTTGCCAATGGAGAGATCTACGTCCGGTTCTCCGAATCGGTCCGCGGCACTGACGTCTTCGTCCTGCAGTCGCACAGTGCACCGATCAACGAATGGCTGATGGAACAGCTCATCATGGTCGACGCACTCAAACGCGCATCCGCCAAACGAATCACGGTCATCGCACCGTTCTTCCCCTACGCCCGCCAGGACAAGAAGCACCGCGGCCGTGAGCCGATCTCGGCTCGTCTCGTCGCCGACCTGTACAAGACGGCCGGTGCCGACCGCATCATCACCGTGGACCTGCACACCGCGCAGATCCAGGGTTACTTCGACGGACCGGTCGACCACCTCATCGCGATGCCGATCCTCGCCGGCTACGTCAAGGACAAGTACCCGACCGACCTCGCTGTCGTCTCACCCGACGCCGGCCGCATCAAGGTCGCCGAGAACTGGTCGAACTCGCTGGGTGGAGTGCCGCTGGCATTCATCCACAAGACTCGCGACATCACTCGTCCGAACGAGACCAAGGCCAACCGCGTCGTCGGTGAGGTCGAGGGCCGCACCTGCGTCCTCGTCGATGACATGATCGACACGGGCGGAACCATCGTCCAGGCTGCCGATGCCTGCATGGCCGCCGGCGCCACCGGAGTCATCGTGGTCTCGACGCACGCAGTGTTCTCCGGCCCGGCCGTCGAGCGCCTGTCGAACTCCGTGGCACAGGAAGTCATCGTCACGAACACACTGCCGCTGACCGAGGACAAGATGTTCGACAAGCTCACCGTGCTCTCGATCGCTCCGCTGATCGCCCGCGCCGTGCACGAGGTCTTCGAAGACGGATCGGTGACCAGCCTCTTCGAGGTCTGA
- the pth gene encoding aminoacyl-tRNA hydrolase, whose protein sequence is MTNEAWLVFGLGNPGPKYETTRHNVGQMVIAELAHRIGVNLTRTKLRANVGTSRLPTGSVPGVPGPRVVLATSTGYMNESGGPVRQLADFYSIDTDRIIAVHDDVDIPYDTIKAKVGGGEGGHNGLRSMTSALGTKNYPRIRAGVGRPLGRQDTADYVLKPFSKDERATLPIFISDIADAVEMYIVEGLEKVQLKYHSK, encoded by the coding sequence ATGACGAACGAAGCGTGGCTGGTCTTCGGCTTGGGCAATCCCGGCCCCAAATACGAAACGACGAGACACAATGTCGGGCAGATGGTCATCGCCGAACTCGCACACCGCATCGGAGTCAACCTCACCCGCACGAAGCTGCGCGCCAACGTCGGCACGTCCCGACTGCCGACAGGGTCAGTCCCCGGCGTTCCCGGACCGCGAGTGGTGCTGGCCACCTCCACGGGCTATATGAACGAATCGGGCGGGCCGGTCAGGCAGCTCGCCGACTTCTACTCGATCGACACCGACCGGATCATCGCCGTCCACGATGATGTCGACATCCCCTACGACACGATCAAAGCCAAGGTCGGCGGGGGAGAGGGCGGACACAACGGACTGCGATCAATGACCTCGGCGCTGGGGACGAAGAACTACCCGCGAATCCGCGCCGGAGTCGGACGACCTCTGGGTCGCCAGGACACCGCCGACTATGTGCTCAAGCCCTTCTCCAAGGACGAACGTGCAACACTGCCGATCTTCATCTCGGACATCGCCGACGCCGTGGAGATGTACATCGTCGAGGGACTCGAGAAGGTCCAACTCAAATACCACTCGAAATGA
- a CDS encoding 50S ribosomal protein L25/general stress protein Ctc gives MADFKLIAEPRNEFGKGAARRTRRAGRIPAVVYGHGGDPVHISVDGHATMMALKHANALFEIESTDGAKNVLAIARDVQTDAVTREIEHLDLIIVKRGEKVEVDVPVHIIGESAPGTMVQQEESTILIKADATKLPEYIEVTVDGRAAGEHVLAGQVALDSGIELAADPELLVVNVSEEAEMDTESDAEETAEESTEEAAEGAEEEKTEDE, from the coding sequence ATGGCTGACTTCAAACTCATCGCCGAACCCCGCAATGAATTCGGCAAGGGCGCTGCCCGCCGGACCCGCCGCGCAGGACGTATCCCCGCAGTCGTCTATGGACACGGCGGAGACCCTGTGCACATCTCAGTTGACGGCCACGCCACAATGATGGCCCTCAAGCACGCCAACGCTCTGTTCGAGATCGAAAGCACCGACGGTGCCAAGAACGTTCTCGCCATTGCCCGCGACGTGCAGACCGACGCTGTCACACGTGAGATCGAGCACCTTGACCTCATCATCGTCAAGCGCGGCGAAAAGGTCGAGGTCGACGTTCCCGTTCACATCATCGGCGAATCCGCACCGGGCACCATGGTGCAGCAGGAAGAGTCGACCATCCTCATCAAGGCCGACGCCACCAAGCTCCCTGAGTACATCGAGGTCACCGTCGACGGCCGCGCCGCCGGTGAGCACGTTCTGGCCGGACAGGTCGCACTGGATTCGGGCATCGAACTCGCCGCCGATCCTGAGCTGCTCGTCGTCAACGTCTCGGAAGAGGCTGAGATGGACACCGAGTCGGATGCAGAAGAGACCGCCGAAGAGTCGACCGAGGAAGCTGCAGAGGGTGCAGAAGAGGAGAAGACCGAGGACGAGTGA